One region of Scophthalmus maximus strain ysfricsl-2021 chromosome 13, ASM2237912v1, whole genome shotgun sequence genomic DNA includes:
- the fbxl5 gene encoding F-box/LRR-repeat protein 5: MAPFPDEVDVFTGPHWRMKQLVGSYCEKLVKTNFSNNSDFRSFLQSLCATFKEFKMHEQIENEYIISLLQQRCCTVYNVHSDNKLSEMLSLFERGLHSVKSEYEQLNYVQQLKERLEAFTQDFLPHMKEEEEVFQPMLMEYFTYEELKDIKKQVIAQHCSQQQWDCAAEVLKGFSLWSQAEELQKAFKYADHEKTDYELEKKKDSFTHITQLPTEIMLRLFHYLGPRDLCRCSQVCSSWSELARTGSLWRHLYPVRWARGDYYSGPPADLDQDPDDEWVKSRQNEGRAYQEWDEDADVDESDVSGHTVGSLAISTARREKQLLNGIIQNLLPAVGPSVKSIVLAYSSTVSSKMFRQILSLCPNITHLDLTQTDVTDFAFDSWLSVGACLSLQHLDLSGCEKITDHTLKKLSVGLGDLTPSTCFDKRVDRRAKLLKSSTLPITLMDERNLHPVGRKRQAIVFKHATGRWGTAHTPTRVWVLDSSNPADIEDTAEWSRRGGVSLPDAEGFVETQLVGASCPCRRSRGRGHRTNASYLHQQYAMSGEMFCGHSTCCTSDMALRTFIGPQREFSSIRNITAEFRTKCSSFEGLQCLKPDNRTDWSEAKRSLRFLSLSGCYQVTDLGLRALSQRGGLPVLEHLNLSGCLFITEVGLQELVSACPSLNDEHFYYCDNIDGPHADTASGCQNLQCGFRACCRSGE, encoded by the exons ATGGCTCCCTTTCCGGACGAGGTGGATGTGTTTACCGGCCCGCACTGGCGAATGAAGCAGCTGGTGGGCTCGTACTGCGAAAAG CTTGTAAAAACCAACTTCTCCAACAACAGTGATTTCCGCTCCTTTCTCCAGTCACTCTGCGCCACCTTCAAGGAATTCAAGATGCACGAGCAAATTGAGAACGAGTACATCATCAGCCTGTTGCAGCAGCGCTGCTGCACCGTGTACAATGTGCACTCTGACAACAAGCTCTCAGAGATGTTGTCCCTCTTTGAAAGGGGGCTACACAGCGTTAAG AGTGAATATGAGCAGCTTAACTATGTGCAGCAGTTGAAGGAGAGACTGGAAGCGTTCACACAGGACTTTCTGCCGCacatgaaggaagaagaagag GTGTTTCAGCCTATGCTAATGGAGTACTTCACCTATGAGGAGCTCAAGGACATCAAGAAGCAGGTGATAGCGCAGCACTGCAGCCAACAGCAATGGGACTGTGCCGCTGAGGTACTGAAGGGCTTCAGTTTGTGGAGCCaggcagaggagctgcagaaggcCTTTAAATATGCGGATCACGAGAAGACAGACTATG aactggagaagaaaaaggattcTTTTACCCACATCACCCAGCTCCCGACAGAAATTATGCTGAGGCTGTTCCATTATTTGGGCCCTCGCGATCTGTGTCGCTGTAGTCAAGTGTGCAGCTCCTGGTCAGAGCTGGCTAGGACGGGCTCTCTGTGGAGGCACCTCTACCCTGTGCGCTGGGCCAGAG GTGATTATTACAGTGGTCCACCTGCAGATCTCGACCAGGATCCCGACGACGAGTGGGTAAAGAGTCGGCAGAACGAGGGTCGCGCCTATCAGGAATGGGATGAGGATGCTGATGTTGATGAGTCAG ATGTGTCGGGCCATACAGTGGGCTCCCTGGCAATAAGCACTGCTCGACGAGAGAAGCAGCTTCTGAATGGGATTATTCAGAATCTTCTGCCAGCTGTGGGTCCATCTGTCAAGTCCATCGTTCTGGCATACAGTTCTACAGTCTCAAGTAAAATG TTTCGTCAAATCCTCAGTCTCTGCCCCAATATTACTCATCTCGACCTGACCCAGACTGATGTTACAGATTTTGCATTTGACAG CTGGTTATCAGTTGGAGCTTGCCTCTCTCTGCAGCACCTGGATCTGTCAGGCTGTGAGAAGATCACTGATCACACCCTGAAGAAACTGTCTGTTGGGCTGGGCGACCTCACGCCTTCCACGTGCTTTGACAAGCGCGTAGACCGACGAGCCAAGCTCCTCAAAAGCTCCACACTACCCATCACACTCATGGATGAGAGAAACCTACATCCGGTGGGACGGAAGCGGCAGGCCATCGTTTTCAAGCATGCGACTGGCCGTTGGGGCACTGCCCACACGCCCACACGGGTCTGGGTACTGGACTCCTCAAACCCTGCCGATATTGAAGATACTGCGGAGTGGAGCCGTCGTGGTGGGGTGTCTCTTCCTGATGCAGAAGGCTTTGTTGAGACACAGCTTGTGGGAGCATCGTGCCCCTgtaggaggagcagggggcgcGGGCACAGGACAAATGCCTCCTATTTACACCAGCAGTATGCCATGTCTGGCGAAATGTTCTGCGGTCACTCCACCTGCTGCACTAGTGACATGGCCCTCAGGACTTTTATTGGGCCCCAGCGTGAGTTCAGCTCCATAAGAAACATCACTGCAGAATTTCGGACTAAATGCTCCTCGTTTGAGGGCCTGCAGTGTCTGAAGCCTGACAACAGGACTGACTGGTCAGAGGCAAAACGCTCACTGAGATTTCTCAGTCTCTCTGGATGTTACCAAGTCACTGATTTGGGCTTGAG GGCTCTGTCTCAGCGTGGAGGACTTCCTGTCCTGGAGCATCTTAACTTGTCCGGATGCCTCTTCATCACTGAGGTGGGGCTTCAGGAGCTGGTGTCTGCCTGTCCTTCCCTCAATGATGAACACTTCTATTACTGCGACAACATTGACG GTCCCCACGCAGACACGGCCAGCGGCTGCCAGAACCTGCAGTGTGGCTTCAGAGCCTGCTGTCGCTCTGGAGAATAA
- the LOC118318506 gene encoding complement C1q tumor necrosis factor-related protein 7, with amino-acid sequence MNSCQLWDLKMWVLMGVVCLCHSVFGQLFETKLKGAPRLICSVPGSPGLPGKPGPSGPPGADGNVGIPGRDGRDGRKGEKGEKADTGLKGRVGPTGKIGDRGDRGPAGKRGPTGENGDVGPPGSPGREGDKGDKGKRGPRGTAGVCRCGSLLPKSAFSVGITSSYPAEKAPIKFNKVLFNEGGHYNPQTGKFICAYPGVYYFSYDITLANKHLAIGLVQNGQYRIKTFDGNTGNHDVASGSTVMYLNPEDEVWLEIFFQDQNGLFADPGWADSLFSGFLLYADTNYFDILAEDYT; translated from the exons ATGAACAGCTGCCAACTGTGGG ACTTGAAGATGTGGGTGTTGATGGGGGTAGTCTGTCTGTGCCACTCTGTCTTTGGACAGCTGTTTGAGACAAAGCTGAAAGGAGCCCCACGTCTGATCTGCAGTGTCCCCGGGTCACCGGGCCTACCTGGCAAACCTGGTCCCAGCGGGCCGCCGGGAGCAGATGGGAATGTGGGTATCCCAGGAAGAGATGGCAGAGATGGCAGGAAGggtgaaaagggagaaaaggcaGACACAG GGTTGAAGGGCAGGGTTGGCCCAACAGGTAAGATTGGAGACCGAGGTGACCGTGGCCCTGCAGGGAAACGGGGACCTACAGGAGAGAATGGAGATGTGGGCCCACCTGGAAGTCCAGGACGGGAAGGGGACAAAGGGGACAAGGGCAAACGAGGGCCACGCGGCACTGCAGGAGTCTGCAGATGTGGTAGCCTGCTGCCTAAATCTGCCTTCTCTGTGGGAATCACCAGCAGCTACCCAGCAGAGAAAGCCCCTATCAAGTTCAATAAAGTCCTCTTTAATGAGGGCGGACACTACAACCCACAGACGGGCAAGTTTATCTGTGCATACCCAGGCGTTTATTACTTCTCATATGACATTACACTTGCCAACAAACACCTGGCTATTGGTTTGGTGCAGAATGGACAGTATCGCATCAAAACCTTTGACGGCAACACAGGAAATCATGACGTGGCGTCTGGGTCCACTGTGATGTACCTGAACCCGGAAGATGAGGTGTGGCTGGAAATCTTCTTCCAGGACCAGAACGGTTTATTTGCAGACCCCGGCTGGGCTGACAGCTTGTTCTCCGGCTTCCTTCTCTATGCGGACACAAACTACTTTGACATACTGGCAGAGGACTACACATAG